The window CCTGCCAACCCCTCCAGCCGGGGGCCTCCAGAGAGGACCAGCCACGAGGGGCGCAAATGCCCCCAAAGCCCAGGGCCCTCCGAGGCTCCGGACAGCACGGGCACCGCCCTCCTGGAGGGGACCAGGGAGTTTGTCCCCTGCGAACAGAGACCCCCGCAGGACACCAAGAAGGACAAGGCCCAGGGCTGGGCCCAGCAGGGCTGGCTGAAGACCGCACTGAACTTCCTCCTGAGGATGGGCCCCGAGGAGCCCCGCGAGAAGGCCGGCAGGAGGGCGAGGGGGAAAGAGGGCCTCCCCCAGCCCGCAGAGACCTCCGAGCCACCGGGGGCGGTGCCAGCTCCCAGGAAGAAAGCCCACGACAAGAAGGCCAACCGCAAGAAACACGGTCACAAGAAACACGCGGACGAGGAAACCAGAGGGTCCCGAGATCAGGAAGCTGAGGGCCAAGAGGTGGCGGTGCCCAAGACGGCTGCTGTCACGTGCTCCGAGGAGGCTGACCCGGGCCCAGGACCCAGGGGTGAGCAGACTGTGCCTGTTTCTATGGTAACCCCACTGCCCCAACCCCAAGGGCTAGGGTGCTCTAAGCTGGCTCCTCAAACCTGTCAACAGAGGGGACCTGGAAGTTAGGACGGCTATTAGGAACAGCACCATGGCTGAGAGCGGAGGTCATATACCCTAGCTCCACCTCCAGCTGAGCCGTGGGCCTGGGGCTGCAGCTGTCCTCTCCgagcctttattattatttttttatcatggaTAATATGGAGATAATGACATTTGCTTTCTCATGGGGTGGCCGTGGCCCAGAGATGGCACGTGGGAAGTGCTCCGTAAATGACAGCTGTACGGTTAAGTTCTCTAGTTCGAGGAAGAAGGACCAGGAGGagtgggaaggcagggagggaggcgaGGACGGCATcccgaccccacccccaccccccagttccCATGTGAGGACTGAAGGTGGGTGTCAGGGCGGTAGGCAGAGCCACCTGCTGGGTGCTGGTTCTGGACCTGGCTCCATCGGGCATAGACTTGCTGTGTGATCTCGAGCCAGTTGCCACCCCTCTCTGGAACCTGTGgctcctcatttgtaaagtgaggGAGTCGGTCTCTGAGGTGACTTCCTTTTCTGACATCCAGCCTCCCAGAGTTGAATGCCCACAGGCGCCTGGAGGGAGATGGAGCTTCTGCTCCGTGGCATTCAACAGTCACTGTGTTTTAATGGAGAGAACAGACCCAAGGAAGAGGCAGGATATTGTGGGGGGGCTGGAGGGACAAAGGTCTGGGTTGAAGCAGCCTCTTTTCAAATGGAAACCTTGGcaggtttctgatttttttatttttatttttggttaagtTTGGAGCTGGCTACAGCAGTGTCTGCCTGTGCTGTGTCCTTGCGTCGATGAACAAAGTCAGAAAAATGTCATGGACATCCCCatccacacacacaaccacacttACTTTCGTCTTTATTCCAGGAGGGGAGGATTCTGATCTCCACCAGCCCCTGCCCGTCGAAGGCCGGGATGCTGGCATCTCGGAGCCTTCTCCCGAAGCCCCCGGCCCCCGGCAGGAAGAGGAGCTCACGAAGCTTGACCGTGAGTCAGAATCACTGTGCCCTCTGCCTGTGCTGTGTCCTCTGCCTGTGCCGTGCCCTCTGCCTGTGCCGTGCCCTCTGCCTGCAGTGGGGTCGGCCGTGACCCAACGGGACCGACCGCTCTGGGTGTCTGCTCAGGCCTCCATGGTCGCTCTCGAACTGCATGTGCTGATCTTGCCCCCTGGGGTGCTTCCAGCCACATTTTCTTACTGGAGAGCTACGCAGAAGGGAGTCTCAGGAATCGGAACGGTCCCTGGCACATGCTTCTGCTTATGTGTGAATGAacatgggaatttttttttttaattttctttaaatttataaaaggaGTTTAGAATAGAGGAATATAGAGTTATATATATAACTcggagccatatatatatatacatatatatataacatatatatgtatatatatatatatgagtggaAAGAATAGTTTAGTGCACACTCATATACTCACAGTTGTTAATAGTCAGCCATatttgctttgtgtgtgtgtgagtagttTTGTTGCTGaaacattttaagtaaaataatgctTTATCTTTAAATACATAAGTATGGATCACCAAGAAATAAAGACAGCTTCATACACAACCACTATCCTGTCACTGCCCCTAGTAAAATTAGTAATGTTCCATTAATCTAATTCCCTGTAAAGAATGAACATATATCTttttgtatgagagagagagaaataacagagagggagggagggagagagagagaaaagcagcaactcattgttccagttagttgtgccattgactgcttctcgtctgtgccctgaccgggctcAAACCAATGCCCTGGGGGTCaggctggcacccttgggattgAGACGGTGATCCTTATGCTTTGGGATGGCACTCCTCTATTCAccgtgccaccagccagggcaagaacgggcatatttttaaagatggaaaCAGGCACTATCCGTCTGTCGAAGAATAACAAAGGGCGTTCAGTTGGTTATTGTGCGGGGTGTTTATTTTGCACGCTAATTGTTTTCTCACACGAGAGGGAATCAGGTGGTAGACTGAGTCAAGGAGTAAAGGCCAACCAGGATTTATaaatgagagagaagtgaggaaggGGACGGAGGGGTGACCCAGTCTGCCGACATCCCAGGGGCAGGAGATGTTGTGTGCACCTCCTTCCATGTAAACTGCAGCTGGCAGAGTGGCAGCTAGCGGAGGCCACTCTGGGCACACTGACCTTGCAGAGGAGGATGGGGCTATCAGAGAAGACCATTGACGTTGCTTGTGGCTCCCCTGTAAAGGCTTGGTAGCGTGGTCACCGCAGCAACGGGGCAGGCTGCCTGTGTCACGTGGGCTGGGGGGTCTCTGTCCTCCAACCCCACCTTCGGCTGGGCCTCCACCATTCCTCCCACTGGCATTTTGCAGGTTGGAAGGTGAGCGTTAGCCTTGCAAAGCATTTCCAAGTCCAGCCCCTGATTTGACccagcggtgggattcaaataacttaacaaccggttctctgccctcatgaccgtttcaagtataaaataatgatacaccgaaagatagtttattatttcatgcacttaatacttaaataagaacaaaaaaaaagaggtatacaaaactagattagaagagttttaaaatatgaatgaaaaatactaaatattacctgacaaaacacaataaaacttattaaagacagttccatattgcttcttgattggcgtcctcactggTAATGTTTTCCCCcaatggatggaatgaacatcactagGGGCGCTTAGAACTCGCTGTTGcgcagataaatgttaaaaaagaatgaggaatgtcaatttgtgacttccacatggggtggctgcccaggcgctcaCCTTCGAGAggaccctgatgacaagtgccattttaacaaccggttcgccgaactcaacaaaaaattaggtattgattcTGGTGAACCCAttcaaaccggctgaatcccaccattggttTGATGGCCGGACAGCCTTCTTGGGGAAGCAGAACAAGGATTCTGATCCACTTTACACGGGGGGTAGAAGGCCCAGAGAGATTAAGAAATTTACCcaagggccctggctgattgtctcagtggtagagggttggcctggcgtgtggaagtcccaggttcgattcccggtcagggcacataggagaagcgcccatctgcttctccacccttccccctctcctttctctctatctttctcttcccctcccacagccaaggctccattggagcaaagttggtccaggcgctgaggacggctccctggcctctgcctcaggtgctagaatggctctggttgcaatggagcaacgccccagaaggactgagcatcacctcctagtggacatgctgggtggatcccggttgggtgcatgtgggagtctgtctctctgcctcctcgcttctaacttcggaaaaatacaacccccccccccaaaaaaaacaaaaacaaagaaatttacCTAAGGTCACACGGCTCGAGGCACCCAAAGCAATAATTCCCAGACCAGTGAGGCCCTGAGGAAATAGTGGGACACAGGCTGAACGTCTGAAGGACTGACTCGAAATTTCCTGCATGGAATTTCCTGCCTTGGCCCAGCACCCTCCCCCTGTGGGGAGGAACAGCCCCTGGGACCTGGCGCTTTCCACCACATCTGTGGCCCAAGGGGCAGTTATAGGGGGACCCTCACTCCCTCACTTAACCCGGAAAGCCCGAGTCGGTCTCCAAAGTCCAAGCTGGTCGTTGGGAAGCATTCTCTGTGCATCTGGAGAGAGTGACCAGTCCGTTTGCTTTCTTCCAGAGGACACCATCATCCAGATGATCGTGCAGGTGCTCCGGGAAATGGGAGACCGCTTGGAAGAGGAGGTGAGGAGCCAGCGGCCTGTGAAGGTGCCCGGGGGCTTGCTGcctgctcccctccttcctctcctctgccccctccccgtcctcctgctcctgccccaccgTCTCTGCCTGTCCTTCCTGGCCTCCCGGCTCCCTGCTCCGGCGGTCACCTCCCTTGCCTGGGGCCACCCTGGGCCACTTGGTCACCACTGAGTTGGCTTCTCAGAAAGCTCTCTCCCCAAGGTCAGaaacctgcctcagtttctctcctctccccccacagaGACTTCAAGCCTTTCAGCCAGAGAAGGCCCCACAAAACACCGGGCCGGCCCTCAGGAAGAAATCCCAGGAGAAAAAGTCTCCTGTCAAGAGAACCTTCTCTCATAAGAAACATGGCTCTGAGGAGCCCAGGAGAGGGGCCGCTGTGGATGCCTCCGGCCCGGAGTCCCGGCCGTCCAAGAGGCCCAGCTTTCTGTACCTGTGTGTCGGGGGCCACCGGCCCTCCATCTCCAGCAGCCTCGGTGAGCAGGCTCCCGGTCGCCCTAGCAACGTGGCAGCTGCCTCCAGCTCTGGGGGCTTCCCCGGGGCTGGGATTGGCCAGCGGAGAGCCGCCAGCTCAGCTGACTTCTGCTCTTCCCTGAGCGGTACAGGGACGGCCGTGGGGCCACCCCCACATGTGAACCTCACTGTCTAGGCAACCCGGCGGACCCCCCACTGGGAACTGTGTTCAGGGACCCCGTCGTCcccccctccctgcagcctcagTGGCTGCACACTGGCCATGAGATCAGGTGCCGGAAGGCCTGGAGCCTAGGaggcaggagacctgggttctgaGCTGTACCGTCCGCGTCATTCTCCGTCTCTGTGCCTCGGTCTCCTCGCCCGTGAAGTGGAACTCTTACCCTCCGTGTCCCTGTGATCGGTCAGCTCGGGGCTGCTTTCTACCTCCACCTGGCAGCCAGGAGGACTGACACTCAGGGAGGTCAGACCAGGTGTTCAGGCGAGGATCAGCCTCGCGGGCCGCCCGGCCAGGGTGGCTTACGTTTTACAAAGGGGGACAGTGCTTTACACCTGAGAGCGGGCTTTCCCGCAGGGGGTTCTGGCCCGACGTATTAAGTCATTCTGTGGCATTTACTCTCCCATTAGTGGATCAAGccaggagggtggaggggtgagGTCACcaggggagggaggtgagggagcAAAGCCTGGGATGCCAGGCATGTGAGCGTGCAAAGGCCCTGCACAGCGGCTCCCCTCCACCCAGGCTCACagcccccttcccccagctcaCTCACCCCCCTCACTCCACTGTGATCTACCCACGTGATCTGGCCGTGTGATCCTGCCACAGCGGGTTGGGTGGAGGCTCGGCTAACTTCTGTGCTCGGCTAACTTAACAGCCTCGAGCTCACAAAAGCACACTCACCATTGCCTCTTGCTTCTCAGGCTTGGAAGAACCTGAAGTCCAAGAGGCCTTGTCAACAGATGGCGGGG is drawn from Saccopteryx leptura isolate mSacLep1 chromosome 1, mSacLep1_pri_phased_curated, whole genome shotgun sequence and contains these coding sequences:
- the BNIP5 gene encoding protein BNIP5, translated to MEGPRRAGQPLSQRRARSLDRLQNPRKISEPWDSQSLSLPANPSSRGPPERTSHEGRKCPQSPGPSEAPDSTGTALLEGTREFVPCEQRPPQDTKKDKAQGWAQQGWLKTALNFLLRMGPEEPREKAGRRARGKEGLPQPAETSEPPGAVPAPRKKAHDKKANRKKHGHKKHADEETRGSRDQEAEGQEVAVPKTAAVTCSEEADPGPGPRGGEDSDLHQPLPVEGRDAGISEPSPEAPGPRQEEELTKLDQDTIIQMIVQVLREMGDRLEEERLQAFQPEKAPQNTGPALRKKSQEKKSPVKRTFSHKKHGSEEPRRGAAVDASGPESRPSKRPSFLYLCVGGHRPSISSSLGLEEPEVQEALSTDGGGPRPSEFSSQAGSRGPGEDSQPDSTSECREFIQKIIALLQNEEEQEAEQDVQGPELPAENPAPPCRKKSQEKKSSFRKAFSHKRHGSKEPKRAGAVGAVGAASPEFRSPRRPSYLPLCMGGHRPSISSSVDVEGPELQESPPAEGGRVASCEAPSQARSHKPEGRSLSDGALESKELIIQKLVALLQKADGHLGEQIRRHPSFKRFFYQLPDSSLRKLAAILRRQAACSPDPDRNLAERPCPFAFGLANTSRSYHAVLRLMGLRYPHLSYMGAPQSITSPETQSPD